A window of the Oryza brachyantha chromosome 5, ObraRS2, whole genome shotgun sequence genome harbors these coding sequences:
- the LOC102712725 gene encoding proactivator polypeptide-like 1 has translation MGPRVVFMFIIAVVLLGGGTSLAFDNAVGEKISNEEASLTMKVNPELCQLCEEFATEALFYLNENETQIEIIATLHQACSKFSSFELECTKLVDYYVSLFFTKVTTLSPEEFCESVSLCNKVAFIRLPRHEDACTLCHEVVDEILTDLEDPDMELKIIEVLLKGCNNAENFVQKCKKLIIQNAPIILEHIKKFLKKRDFCNSIHVCGGKTIPAGAGVLGTLSAS, from the exons ATGGGACCAAGAGTTGTGTTTATGTTCATCATTGCCGTTGTGCTTTTGGGTGGTGGTACAAGCTTGGCCTTTGATAATGCTG TTGGTGAAAAGATTTCAAATGAGGAAGCCTCCCTGACAATGAAGGTAAATCCAGAATTGTGTCAACTTTGTGAGGAGTTTGCCACGGAAGCCCTCTTCTATCTTAATGAGAATGAGACCCAGATAGAAATCATTGCCACTCTTCACCAGGCttgttcaaaattttcttcttttgagtTGGAG TGTACCAAGTTGGTGGATTATTatgtttctcttttcttcacaAAAGTTACTACTTTAAGCCCAGAGGAATTTTGTGAATCAGTAAGTCTTTGTAACAAAGTGGCATTCATTCGTCTCCCAAGACATGAAGATGCTTGCACCCTTTGCCATGAGGTGGTTGATGAGATTCTTACTGATCTCGAAGATCCTGACATGGAG CTTAAGATAATTGAGGTACTTCTGAAAGGATGCAACAACGCAGAAAATTTTGTACAGAAG TGCAAGAAGCTGATCATCCAAAATGCGCCAATCATACTGGAACATATTAAGAAGTTTCTGAAGAAGAGGGATTTCTGCAATTCTATCCACGTATGTGGTGGCAAAACTATCCCTGCTGGAGCCGGAGTCCTTGGTACCCTTTCTGCGTCCTGA